A DNA window from Vagococcus penaei contains the following coding sequences:
- a CDS encoding Cof-type HAD-IIB family hydrolase codes for MIKLIASDMDGTLLSSHLNISEGNKLAVLEAQKQGIEFMVATGRDHTEARPALEEAGIKCGMITGNGAQAFDKDGKLLFTVGLAPDVVQEVITVLKEHGLYFELMTSNGVYADSQAERLENFASLVAQNIPHITFKMAIAMASAHLDMLQVTYVDSYDTIFNDSSIEVLKIITFSDKGQAVLGPIGEQLKQNPNIYVTSSFSNNLEINHRDARKGYAVKHVADMLGISMQDVMAIGDNHNDISMLEMVGVSFAMGNAEPEVKATAKYLAETNVNDGVGKAILRAIEEDL; via the coding sequence ATGATTAAATTAATTGCATCAGATATGGATGGGACATTATTATCATCCCACTTGAACATTTCTGAAGGGAATAAATTAGCGGTTTTAGAAGCTCAGAAACAAGGGATTGAATTCATGGTTGCCACTGGCCGTGACCATACAGAAGCACGTCCAGCTTTGGAAGAAGCGGGGATTAAATGTGGCATGATTACTGGTAATGGTGCGCAAGCGTTTGATAAAGATGGTAAGTTACTATTCACAGTTGGTCTAGCACCTGATGTGGTTCAAGAAGTGATTACTGTCTTAAAAGAGCATGGCTTGTATTTTGAATTAATGACTAGTAATGGTGTTTATGCTGATAGTCAAGCTGAACGACTAGAAAATTTCGCATCATTAGTTGCTCAAAATATTCCTCACATTACATTTAAAATGGCTATCGCAATGGCGTCTGCGCATCTTGATATGCTACAAGTAACCTATGTGGATTCATATGACACTATCTTCAATGATTCAAGTATTGAAGTGCTTAAAATTATCACATTTAGTGACAAGGGACAAGCAGTCTTAGGTCCAATCGGGGAGCAACTTAAGCAAAATCCTAATATTTATGTGACGTCTTCATTTTCAAATAACCTAGAAATTAATCACCGTGATGCAAGAAAAGGTTATGCAGTTAAGCACGTTGCTGATATGTTAGGTATTTCAATGCAAGATGTTATGGCAATTGGGGATAACCATAATGATATATCGATGTTAGAAATGGTAGGTGTCAGTTTTGCGATGGGGAATGCTGAGCCAGAAGTAAAAGCTACGGCGAAGTATCTTGCAGAAACCAATGTGAATGACGGTGTTGGCAAGGCAATATTGCGTGCCATAGAAGAAGATTTGTAG
- a CDS encoding (S)-acetoin forming diacetyl reductase: MVESKQHVAFVTGGGQGIGKAICLRLAQDGFKIAVADYNFDTATEVANEINNKEGQAVAIKVDVSDREAVFAAVEEAKEKLGGFDVIVNNAGLGPQTPIEEITYDTYRRVFDINVGGTIWGMQAAIKAFKSLGHGGKIINASSQAGQVGNPGLAVYGSSKFAIRGLTQTAAKDLANLGITVNAYCPGIVKTPMMMGIAEQTAKEAGKPFEWGLEQFSQNITLKRLSEPEDVAACVSYLAGPDSDYMTGQALIIDGGMTFN; this comes from the coding sequence ATGGTAGAAAGCAAGCAACATGTGGCGTTTGTCACTGGTGGAGGTCAAGGAATAGGAAAAGCGATTTGTTTACGCTTAGCTCAGGACGGGTTTAAAATAGCCGTAGCTGATTATAATTTTGACACAGCGACTGAAGTAGCCAATGAGATTAATAATAAAGAAGGCCAAGCCGTTGCAATTAAAGTGGACGTTTCTGATCGCGAAGCTGTGTTTGCAGCAGTTGAAGAAGCCAAAGAAAAATTAGGTGGCTTTGATGTGATTGTTAATAATGCTGGCTTAGGACCACAAACACCAATCGAAGAGATTACATATGACACATATCGTCGTGTGTTTGATATTAATGTTGGTGGTACAATTTGGGGTATGCAAGCAGCAATTAAAGCATTCAAATCATTAGGTCATGGTGGTAAAATTATCAATGCTAGCTCACAAGCTGGTCAAGTTGGTAACCCTGGTTTGGCAGTTTATGGTAGTAGTAAATTTGCGATTCGTGGCTTAACTCAAACTGCGGCAAAAGATTTAGCTAATTTAGGAATTACCGTTAATGCTTACTGTCCGGGTATCGTTAAAACACCAATGATGATGGGAATTGCAGAACAAACAGCAAAAGAAGCTGGCAAACCGTTTGAATGGGGCTTAGAACAATTTAGTCAAAATATTACCTTAAAACGCTTATCTGAACCTGAAGATGTGGCTGCATGTGTATCTTATTTAGCAGGACCAGATTCTGACTATATGACAGGTCAAGCTTTAATTATTGATGGTGGTATGACATTTAATTAA
- the murB gene encoding UDP-N-acetylmuramate dehydrogenase, with protein sequence MDQQHISTHLSHVTYLLNEPLSHYTYTKTGGPADVLFFPKSAQEVKDIIDYCNQEDIEWLCLGNSSNLIVKDGGISGFVIMLTDMNAIQVDGTTITAEAGAKLIDTTYVALEHDLTGLEFACGIPGSIGGAAYMNAGAYGGELVDVFDSCEVILADGTIQKMTKDDLDFSYRHSKFQELKAIVLSVTFNLEKGDHDLIKARMAELTYLRESKQPLEYPSCGSVFKRPEGHFTGKLIQDAGLQGLVWGGAQISEKHAGFIVNINQATATDYIELIQHIQHTILEEFNVTLETEVRIIGRD encoded by the coding sequence TTGGATCAACAACATATTTCAACTCACTTATCGCATGTAACATACTTATTAAATGAACCATTATCACATTATACTTATACAAAGACTGGCGGACCGGCAGATGTCTTATTCTTTCCAAAGTCAGCTCAAGAGGTAAAAGATATCATTGATTACTGTAATCAAGAAGACATAGAATGGTTGTGTTTAGGAAACTCAAGCAACCTAATCGTTAAAGATGGCGGTATCTCTGGCTTTGTCATTATGCTAACAGATATGAATGCTATTCAAGTCGATGGTACAACAATTACTGCTGAAGCAGGGGCTAAGCTAATTGATACAACCTATGTTGCTTTAGAGCATGATTTAACTGGATTAGAGTTTGCTTGTGGCATACCTGGTAGTATTGGCGGCGCTGCTTATATGAATGCTGGCGCATACGGTGGTGAATTAGTCGATGTCTTTGATTCTTGTGAGGTTATTTTAGCAGATGGTACCATTCAAAAAATGACGAAAGATGATCTTGATTTTTCTTATCGTCATAGTAAATTCCAAGAATTAAAAGCAATTGTCTTGTCGGTAACTTTTAATTTAGAAAAAGGTGACCACGACTTAATTAAAGCACGTATGGCTGAGCTAACGTATCTTAGAGAATCGAAACAGCCACTGGAATACCCATCATGTGGTAGTGTCTTTAAACGTCCCGAAGGTCATTTCACCGGAAAACTTATTCAAGATGCTGGTTTACAAGGTCTTGTCTGGGGCGGCGCTCAAATTTCTGAAAAACATGCTGGCTTTATTGTCAATATCAATCAAGCAACTGCTACCGACTATATTGAGTTAATTCAACACATTCAACACACAATTTTGGAAGAATTTAACGTCACCTTAGAAACCGAAGTCCGTATTATCGGACGAGACTAA
- a CDS encoding GNAT family N-acetyltransferase produces the protein MTNQEYTIILREAVPSDAQEVLTLVTELNQETPYLLVNRQALTLTKEDMATEIEQIYHLPNQLILLALDNNRPIGIATVTTDSDPAISHIGEIGISIKQDFWGIGLGTAMITELIDWVEHYQKIKRLEIKVQNRNQRAIALYQKLGFETEGTIRAGIKIEHDEFCDVLLMSRLF, from the coding sequence ATGACTAATCAAGAGTACACCATCATTTTAAGAGAAGCAGTCCCTAGTGATGCACAAGAGGTACTGACACTCGTTACTGAATTAAATCAAGAAACGCCTTATTTATTAGTCAATCGTCAGGCTTTAACTCTCACTAAGGAAGACATGGCCACTGAAATCGAACAAATTTATCACCTGCCAAATCAGCTAATTTTATTGGCATTAGATAATAATAGACCAATAGGAATTGCTACTGTCACCACTGATTCTGATCCAGCAATTAGCCATATTGGTGAAATTGGTATCAGTATCAAGCAAGACTTTTGGGGCATCGGTCTTGGAACTGCTATGATAACTGAATTAATCGACTGGGTGGAACATTATCAAAAAATCAAACGGCTAGAAATAAAGGTCCAAAATCGCAATCAGCGTGCGATTGCTCTCTACCAAAAATTAGGCTTCGAAACGGAAGGAACGATTCGAGCTGGAATTAAAATTGAACACGATGAATTTTGCGATGTTCTGCTGATGAGTCGTTTATTTTAA
- a CDS encoding MFS transporter, with amino-acid sequence MKEQSVDKLFNKGFISITLINFVVYLVYYLLMVIIAVIATDQLGATTSQAGLASGIYIIGTLLARLFMGKWLELVGRKAVLRYGAIFYLLTTMAYLYMPSIAILFTIRFLNGFAYGTVSTATNAIVTAYIPASKHGEGINYYGLSTSLAAAIGPFIGMILLATTNFYTIAMVSIILIAITTVACFIFPVKNITLSAEHRAELKSWSLDSFIEKKVGFISFIAFLMGLAYSSVLSFLATYAQELDLVKVSSYFFVVYALVVTATRPTAGRIFDVKGENYVMYPSYVFLTLGLLLLSFTNASWELLLAGAFIGLGYGTFMSNGQAVCLKTCETKRIGVALSTYFIGLDLGLGVGPYALGELHQFMSFKGIYIVAGVIPIICAVLYGLFYHPKPAKRQVVDIQVDVTK; translated from the coding sequence ATGAAGGAACAGTCGGTTGATAAATTATTTAATAAAGGATTTATCAGTATTACATTAATTAATTTTGTGGTTTATTTAGTTTATTATTTATTGATGGTTATTATTGCAGTGATTGCCACAGATCAATTAGGAGCAACAACTAGTCAGGCTGGTTTAGCTTCAGGAATTTATATTATTGGGACACTCTTAGCGCGCTTATTTATGGGTAAATGGCTTGAATTAGTTGGACGTAAAGCAGTATTACGTTATGGAGCTATTTTTTATCTCTTAACAACAATGGCTTACTTATATATGCCGAGCATTGCAATCTTATTTACTATTCGTTTTTTAAATGGATTTGCTTATGGAACGGTATCGACAGCAACGAATGCAATCGTTACAGCGTACATTCCTGCTTCAAAACACGGTGAAGGTATTAATTATTATGGGTTAAGTACTAGTTTAGCTGCTGCAATTGGACCGTTTATCGGGATGATTTTATTAGCAACAACGAATTTTTATACAATTGCCATGGTATCAATTATTTTAATTGCTATCACAACAGTTGCTTGCTTTATTTTCCCAGTGAAAAACATTACATTGTCAGCTGAACATCGTGCCGAATTAAAAAGCTGGAGTTTAGATAGCTTTATTGAAAAGAAAGTTGGTTTTATTTCATTTATCGCGTTTCTAATGGGCTTAGCATATTCAAGTGTTTTATCATTTTTAGCAACTTATGCCCAAGAACTTGATTTAGTTAAAGTAAGCTCTTATTTCTTTGTAGTCTATGCCTTAGTTGTTACTGCAACACGCCCAACAGCAGGTCGTATTTTTGACGTGAAAGGTGAAAATTATGTAATGTATCCTAGCTATGTCTTTTTAACTCTAGGCTTACTACTATTAAGTTTTACGAATGCTTCATGGGAATTATTACTTGCCGGTGCCTTTATTGGTTTAGGTTATGGAACATTTATGTCAAATGGCCAAGCTGTATGTTTGAAAACTTGTGAAACGAAACGAATTGGCGTGGCATTATCGACTTACTTTATTGGTTTGGATTTAGGTCTTGGTGTTGGACCATATGCTTTAGGAGAATTACACCAATTTATGTCGTTTAAAGGTATTTATATTGTTGCTGGAGTCATTCCAATTATTTGTGCAGTACTATATGGTCTTTTTTATCATCCAAAACCAGCAAAACGCCAAGTTGTTGATATTCAAGTGGATGTAACAAAATAG
- a CDS encoding magnesium transporter CorA family protein: protein MILEHNMEQKVRWVETRSLSDSEKKTLQGMYQIPPEIINYVTDIYEQSSFDNDEITGFKLLIMHMPIQLDSPLRYTTRPVSFLIKGNRIVTFNTLESVVVNQEFEKMRTWSKQEMTVNNFLLTSLYGLFAGFMTTVKTLIKERHRLDELLPKHMTNKNLLDLSYLQQTLTYFNNAAKSNLDAMTDFLESPVGQNLKDTEREQLEDVIIEANQLKHMVQLESEVVDKITQIFDSIMNNNLNDTMGILTVWSLALAIPTVITGFYGMNITLPTFGKPYDWLILIILSLILIFFLVLIIRRIKRF from the coding sequence ATGATATTAGAGCACAACATGGAGCAAAAAGTTCGCTGGGTAGAAACACGTAGTTTAAGCGATAGTGAGAAAAAAACATTACAAGGCATGTACCAAATTCCGCCAGAAATCATTAACTATGTTACCGATATTTATGAGCAGAGCAGCTTCGATAATGATGAAATTACTGGGTTTAAATTATTAATTATGCATATGCCTATCCAATTAGACTCACCACTTCGTTACACGACAAGACCTGTCAGCTTTTTAATTAAAGGAAATCGTATTGTAACTTTTAATACTTTGGAGTCGGTAGTCGTCAATCAAGAATTTGAGAAAATGCGAACTTGGAGTAAGCAAGAGATGACAGTTAATAATTTTTTATTGACTAGTTTATACGGATTATTTGCCGGTTTTATGACCACAGTCAAAACGCTTATCAAAGAGCGTCATCGCTTAGATGAGCTACTGCCAAAGCATATGACCAATAAAAACTTACTTGATTTGTCATATCTCCAACAAACATTAACTTATTTTAATAACGCAGCGAAAAGTAATCTTGATGCGATGACTGATTTTTTAGAGTCTCCAGTTGGTCAGAATTTAAAAGACACGGAAAGAGAACAGCTTGAAGATGTCATTATTGAAGCTAATCAGTTGAAGCATATGGTACAATTAGAGTCTGAGGTGGTAGATAAAATCACCCAGATTTTTGATAGTATTATGAATAATAATTTAAATGATACGATGGGGATTTTAACAGTTTGGTCGTTAGCTTTAGCGATTCCTACGGTTATTACCGGTTTTTACGGGATGAATATTACGTTACCAACATTTGGTAAACCATATGATTGGCTCATTTTGATTATTTTATCGTTGATTCTGATTTTCTTCCTTGTGTTGATAATTCGGCGAATCAAACGATTTTAA
- a CDS encoding uracil-DNA glycosylase, giving the protein MNLVLPSTWQEQLDKNCQLTDTLNDLGNFLDDEYTKQTIFPAKENLFTALELTPFDKVQVVILGQDPYHGPNQAHGLSFSVQPGVPIPPSLRNIYQELESDLGYSPVSHGYLNDWAKQGVLLLNTVLTVRQGQAHSHRNKGWEKVTDCLISSLSKRDDPVIFVLWGKPAQQKIKLIDTTKHLILSAPHPSPLSAYRGFFGSKPFSTINRLLKQQNKKTIVWKLSETVL; this is encoded by the coding sequence ATGAACTTAGTTTTACCTAGTACTTGGCAAGAACAACTCGATAAAAATTGTCAATTGACCGATACTTTAAATGACCTTGGTAACTTTCTCGATGATGAATATACAAAACAAACCATTTTTCCTGCAAAAGAAAATTTATTTACTGCACTAGAATTGACACCATTTGATAAAGTTCAAGTCGTCATTTTAGGTCAAGACCCTTATCATGGACCAAATCAAGCCCATGGATTAAGTTTTTCTGTCCAACCAGGAGTGCCAATTCCTCCATCACTTAGAAATATCTATCAAGAACTAGAATCCGACTTGGGTTACTCACCAGTATCTCATGGTTACTTAAACGATTGGGCAAAACAGGGCGTCCTACTTTTAAATACTGTATTAACAGTCCGTCAGGGTCAAGCTCACTCCCATCGTAACAAAGGTTGGGAAAAAGTAACGGACTGTCTAATTAGTTCCCTAAGTAAGCGTGATGATCCCGTTATTTTTGTTTTATGGGGCAAACCTGCACAACAAAAAATTAAACTAATCGATACAACAAAGCATCTTATTTTAAGTGCCCCACACCCAAGCCCATTGTCAGCTTATCGTGGTTTTTTTGGCTCAAAACCTTTTTCAACAATTAACCGACTTTTGAAACAACAAAATAAGAAAACAATCGTTTGGAAACTTTCTGAAACTGTTCTATAA
- a CDS encoding sulfite exporter TauE/SafE family protein, producing the protein MIGILYILVIILANSVGAVSGMGGGVIIKPVLDFIGFHSIAEISFYSTVAVLTMSVVSTSKQIKNGISVNWTSAGQLSVGSVIGGVIGTTAFNALLKQFPDGMVVQLTQIILTLLTLLFAYWYSRGERRRYNYQSGIIKIATGFLLGFLASLLGIGGGPINVALLMLLFNLPIKAATVYSIIIILFSQAAKVITIFLSKKWIGIDMTMLWYIIPAAIVGGYLGALISKKVSNQRVNQIYQVVILLVMALNIYNAWRLF; encoded by the coding sequence GTGATAGGTATCTTATATATTTTAGTCATTATTTTAGCTAATTCAGTCGGTGCTGTATCTGGTATGGGGGGAGGAGTCATCATTAAACCTGTACTTGATTTTATTGGTTTTCATAGTATTGCCGAAATTTCATTTTATTCAACGGTAGCCGTTTTGACAATGTCTGTTGTCTCAACGAGTAAACAAATTAAAAATGGAATATCTGTTAATTGGACAAGTGCGGGGCAGTTATCTGTTGGATCAGTCATCGGTGGAGTTATTGGCACTACAGCGTTTAATGCCCTACTTAAACAGTTTCCCGATGGAATGGTTGTTCAACTAACGCAAATTATCTTAACGTTACTGACATTGCTATTTGCTTATTGGTACAGTCGTGGTGAACGTCGTCGATATAATTACCAATCTGGAATTATAAAAATAGCAACAGGCTTTTTATTAGGTTTTTTAGCTAGTTTATTAGGGATTGGTGGCGGACCAATCAACGTAGCGTTGTTGATGCTCTTATTTAATTTGCCGATCAAGGCGGCAACCGTCTATTCAATTATTATTATTTTATTTTCTCAAGCAGCAAAAGTTATCACAATTTTCTTATCTAAAAAATGGATAGGAATAGATATGACTATGTTATGGTATATTATTCCTGCAGCAATTGTTGGTGGCTACCTTGGGGCATTAATTAGTAAAAAAGTAAGTAACCAACGTGTAAATCAAATTTATCAAGTGGTTATTTTATTAGTGATGGCTCTTAACATCTACAATGCTTGGCGACTTTTTTGA
- the pta gene encoding phosphate acetyltransferase, with product MELFDGLKQNIAGKKISIVFPEPTDIRVLGAAVRLKSDDLVEPILVGNPETIKELAGTRGLAVDNLEIIDPKSYPKFDEMVQSFIERRKGKATEDQARAILMDENYFGTMLVYMDLADGLVSGAIHSTGDTIRPALQIVKTKPGVSRTSGAFLMVGNRDSEKYIFSDCAININPDAQALAEIAVESAKTAEIFGIDPKVALLSFSTKGSAKSEEVTKVVEATRIAKELAPDLALDGELQFDASYVPSVAQQKAPGSAVAGQANVFVFPEIQSGNIGYKIAQRLGNFQAIGPILQGLNKPISDLSRGCNEEDVYKLSIITASQTLQSK from the coding sequence GTGGAATTATTTGATGGTTTAAAACAAAATATTGCAGGGAAAAAAATTAGTATTGTCTTCCCTGAACCAACTGACATTCGTGTGTTGGGGGCTGCTGTTCGTCTGAAATCTGATGATTTAGTTGAACCAATCTTAGTTGGAAATCCTGAGACAATCAAAGAATTAGCAGGAACTCGTGGTTTAGCTGTTGATAACTTGGAAATTATCGACCCTAAATCATACCCTAAATTTGATGAAATGGTTCAATCCTTCATCGAACGACGTAAAGGTAAAGCAACTGAAGATCAAGCACGTGCTATCTTAATGGATGAAAACTACTTTGGTACAATGTTAGTCTACATGGACTTAGCTGATGGCTTAGTAAGTGGCGCTATTCACTCAACTGGTGACACAATTCGTCCTGCTTTACAAATTGTTAAAACAAAACCAGGGGTTAGTCGTACAAGTGGTGCCTTCTTAATGGTTGGTAACCGTGATTCAGAAAAATATATTTTCTCTGACTGTGCAATCAATATTAACCCAGATGCTCAAGCATTAGCAGAAATCGCAGTAGAAAGTGCTAAAACAGCTGAAATTTTTGGCATCGATCCTAAAGTAGCACTATTAAGCTTTTCAACAAAAGGTTCAGCTAAATCTGAAGAAGTAACTAAAGTTGTGGAAGCAACACGTATTGCAAAAGAATTAGCACCTGATTTAGCTTTAGATGGTGAATTACAATTTGACGCATCTTATGTGCCATCTGTTGCACAACAAAAAGCACCTGGCTCAGCTGTTGCTGGTCAAGCGAATGTCTTTGTCTTCCCTGAAATTCAATCAGGTAACATTGGCTATAAAATTGCACAACGTTTAGGTAACTTCCAAGCAATTGGGCCAATCTTACAAGGATTAAACAAACCAATTTCTGACTTATCTCGTGGATGTAATGAAGAAGATGTTTACAAATTATCAATTATTACTGCATCTCAAACATTACAAAGCAAATAA
- a CDS encoding LURP-one-related/scramblase family protein: MTTFYIHQDILSANVRTVVTDEQQKIRYLMVGRWGVKGDSLSIYHLNGTILASVKQKSFSLIQQFDLFENHQLVGYMSRVLRFPKDVYIVRGLRWLIVGSQQSQYKVYYLNKLIMTVDKVVLTKGNFYRIAIENEEHTELCLCVAAVLDYWARSPHLLKLKKPLWAQRLDLSPSC, from the coding sequence ATGACAACATTTTACATACATCAAGACATTTTATCCGCTAACGTACGTACGGTCGTCACTGACGAACAACAAAAAATTCGTTATTTGATGGTTGGTCGTTGGGGAGTGAAAGGCGATTCGTTAAGTATTTATCATTTGAATGGTACGATACTTGCGAGCGTGAAACAAAAAAGTTTTTCCCTAATCCAACAATTTGATTTGTTTGAAAACCATCAATTAGTTGGTTACATGAGTCGCGTATTACGTTTTCCGAAAGATGTTTATATTGTTCGAGGATTACGTTGGCTAATTGTCGGAAGCCAACAGAGTCAATATAAAGTTTATTATTTAAATAAATTAATTATGACTGTAGATAAAGTAGTGTTAACAAAAGGCAATTTTTATCGAATAGCTATAGAAAATGAGGAACACACAGAACTTTGTTTATGTGTGGCAGCAGTTCTAGATTATTGGGCACGTTCACCTCATCTTTTGAAGTTGAAAAAACCACTGTGGGCTCAACGATTAGATTTATCACCTAGTTGTTAA
- a CDS encoding Crp/Fnr family transcriptional regulator → MKRSVLQDYLDQHSFPVIVKKKKSYLTYEGLRDCHAYVLKSGIIKTSIISHDGREFNLRYINNLEIVSLLRDEYSQFTDAPFNIRIESETAELYKIDRVQFWKDINEDNGLQMYVKDYYRVRLLNSIKKMQQMLMNGKFGAVCTQIYELYELFGVPFDGGYLIDFMITNEEIAHFCGITSASSVNRMLQQLKDNHIIEIYDRKILIRDLDAIKDNVIM, encoded by the coding sequence ATGAAGCGTTCCGTTCTACAAGATTATCTAGACCAACACTCATTTCCAGTCATTGTTAAGAAAAAGAAAAGCTACTTAACTTACGAAGGTTTGCGTGACTGTCACGCCTACGTTTTAAAAAGTGGTATCATCAAAACAAGCATTATTTCGCATGACGGACGTGAATTTAATTTACGTTATATTAATAACTTAGAGATTGTCTCACTTTTACGTGATGAGTATTCTCAATTTACCGATGCACCTTTCAATATTCGAATTGAATCGGAGACAGCTGAATTATATAAAATTGATCGCGTTCAATTTTGGAAAGATATTAATGAAGACAATGGTTTACAGATGTACGTCAAAGATTATTACCGTGTGCGTTTATTAAATTCAATAAAGAAAATGCAACAAATGCTAATGAATGGAAAATTTGGTGCTGTATGTACTCAAATTTATGAACTGTATGAACTATTCGGTGTTCCTTTTGATGGTGGCTATTTAATTGATTTTATGATTACTAATGAAGAAATTGCCCATTTTTGTGGCATTACCTCCGCTAGCAGTGTCAATCGAATGCTACAACAATTAAAAGATAACCATATCATCGAAATTTATGATCGTAAAATTTTAATTCGTGACCTAGATGCTATTAAAGACAACGTCATTATGTAA
- a CDS encoding 3'-5' exonuclease: protein MNFIAMDFETANHEAHSACSLALVMVKHNRIVGEYYTLINPQTDFHWRNIQVHGIEAKDVSAAPTFADIWPDIQHYFEPNHLVVAHNAAFDNRVLLNCLDKYQLAPAHFLSLCTVRTSRKLYPKLANHKLNTVCDYLDIPLENHHHALDDSLACASILLAQEKTYGVEPLKKLVKKI from the coding sequence GTGAATTTTATTGCAATGGATTTTGAAACGGCGAATCATGAGGCACATAGTGCTTGCTCATTAGCTTTAGTGATGGTCAAACATAATCGTATTGTGGGTGAATATTATACATTAATTAATCCACAAACGGACTTTCATTGGCGCAATATTCAAGTTCATGGTATTGAGGCAAAAGACGTTAGTGCTGCCCCAACATTTGCCGACATTTGGCCGGATATTCAGCACTATTTTGAGCCAAATCATTTAGTGGTAGCACATAATGCTGCGTTTGATAATCGGGTTTTACTAAACTGTTTAGACAAGTATCAACTAGCACCCGCTCATTTCTTATCGCTTTGTACAGTGCGAACGAGTCGAAAATTGTATCCGAAGTTAGCTAATCACAAGTTAAACACGGTCTGTGATTATTTAGATATTCCACTTGAAAATCATCACCATGCATTAGATGATAGTTTAGCGTGTGCATCAATTTTACTGGCACAAGAGAAAACATATGGTGTTGAACCATTAAAAAAATTGGTCAAAAAAATATAA
- the tsaE gene encoding tRNA (adenosine(37)-N6)-threonylcarbamoyltransferase complex ATPase subunit type 1 TsaE: MEKLQLTTNQDTQQLANDIAHFCQSGDVIILTGDLGAGKTTFTKGFASGLGIEQMIKSPTYTLIREYDTGRLPLYHMDVYRLTEGASDLGLEDYFEGDGICVVEWGQLIKNEIDVPFLEFFLDKVSDTVRDFRIEASSETIEDYRQQLLAYLTEKGWIFKHD; this comes from the coding sequence ATGGAAAAATTACAACTAACTACAAATCAAGACACACAACAACTAGCCAACGATATCGCTCACTTTTGCCAGAGTGGTGATGTGATTATCCTGACGGGTGATTTAGGTGCAGGTAAAACAACTTTTACAAAAGGCTTTGCTAGTGGCCTAGGAATTGAACAAATGATTAAAAGCCCAACCTACACACTTATTCGTGAGTACGATACAGGGCGTTTACCTTTATATCATATGGACGTCTACCGTCTAACTGAAGGAGCTAGCGATTTAGGTTTAGAAGATTACTTTGAAGGCGACGGTATCTGTGTTGTCGAATGGGGGCAATTAATAAAAAATGAAATCGATGTGCCCTTTTTAGAGTTCTTTTTAGATAAAGTTTCAGATACCGTCCGTGATTTTAGGATTGAAGCATCGTCAGAGACTATCGAAGACTATCGACAACAGTTACTGGCATACTTAACCGAAAAAGGTTGGATCTTCAAGCATGACTAA